The Aphelocoma coerulescens isolate FSJ_1873_10779 chromosome 8, UR_Acoe_1.0, whole genome shotgun sequence genome contains the following window.
ttcctctagAAATGAAGATTGATATGACTGTGCCAGTGACCTGCCTGGTAAAATCAGGCTGCACAGACttcaagatttctttctttgtgCCATTTGAACACCAGGACTGCCCCCCCCAGCCCACTGACTCCGATGTGTTCATTGAGGAACGGAAGGCAACAGCTCTCTTTGTCCGGTaagcaaaagcagcacagctgacACCAGATGAACTCAGGTCAGTAGCTACCCTCATTTAAGTGTGGGCTATGCTTTCTTAACAGATGATTAAGTGTGGATAGACCCTGCTGTTCAGAGCCTTAATTGCTAAAATCCAACCATTAGGAAATCTTATGGGTGGGTGGCTTACCACAAAGAAAAGTGAAGTGACCAAGTTGTGaaacactggggttttttagcaAACATTTGAAAATCGCATTGCATTTCATAGAGATGCAGCCTCCAGAATCATCTTCTGAAGACAGTTTGTCTTATAGACCATCTAAACCACCCTCCCAGCACCCTTTAGCTGTAGTCCTGAACTGCCACAATATGTGTTTGGCAGTTGTTACAGGAAAAGCACCCCAAGCAACCCTCGGCCATGTTAACACTCTCAAGAACCAAAGTCAACTTGGGTGTTGGGTTGTTTTAAATATTACctttgaaaacagcaaaaataccTATATGTTGCCTGAGTGCTAGTTCTGCGTGGGTAATCTACTAACTACAAACTGCATCACAAGTGCTCAAACTTGCTTTGCAAGTCTGAGGTTTCCACCTGTGAAAATTAAAGCCAAGGGCTTGAACCAAAAAACCTGCCTTTTTCACTTCTACCAGGTCCTTCGGTGGATTCGCCTCCCCAGAGAAATATGCTGAGGAAGCAGACATCTTGGCCAGAACATTAAGAAACAGAGGCCAACCATTCCACGAAGACTTCTTCTATACCGCAGGCTATGACAGTCCCTTCAAGCTCTTTAACAGGCACAATGAAGTgtggtattttaaaaagtaacatGATGGGGGAATATTAAGAGGCTACTAATCTGCTCTGGATGAAAACAGACTTTATTAATGGCTTTTGCTTTAGTGCAGAAAAGATTTAATTTGCATGTGGACACaatgtttaatttattttctctagGATGAAATACTATTCTGGCTAAAAACATGTCAAAATGTAATTCAAGATCATACCAGGTGGAATGGGCAGGAGATATAACATACTCCTCTTGTTGAAAGGTTCTAGGCAACTCTAATAATCTGAAAATAATCCCGCTGAAGTTTGGGTATCTAGCTTTACTTCTCATTAGACGTGCTACAGCACTAACTGAAGCATTATGGAAATTGAGTTCTTCATAACTAACTTTCCTCATATTGACATCACCCCTGAGATCAAGGAGGAACTTAAATGAAACTTTACAGAAGAAAGCTTCCACTAATGAGTGGAAGCAGAAACATCTTAGCAGGCCTTAGTAACTCATAAGAAGTAACTGTTGTTAATTAGTATAGCAAAATCACCCCACTCTTCACTGTCCCCTCATGAAGGCCAAACATTGTGCTGCTCAAATTCCAGAACCCTTAGAAAAGAAAAGGGTTACCAAGTCCAAGCTGTACACATGTTCTGAGATTTGCACCTGAACATGCAATACCGGGATTACTGGTGACCTATTATTTCAGTAGCAAATACACAAGTACTAAGCTTAGCTCTCACCTAAAACACTTGAACTACTCCTTTAATTATTTAGCTTTGTCCAGATTTGGGTATTGCTCAGATCATACCTGCAGCCTGCACACCAGCAGTATTTGACATTCAACCTAGTTTAGTCCCTGCTCTAAATtaagcattttaaattttattatagTAGCCTGCATCTGTTTTACATCAAGTTGTTCCAGCCAGAAAGGAGATCACAACAGGTAGAGTTTGCAGATTTTTATTGGCTCCAACCAGTGTCAGGCAAACATTACCAGTGAGGTGAAAACACATCAGCTTTTCTAATGCTGTTCATGCAAGTGTAACCCATTTATCAGCAATGTTCCACCTATTAAGACAGACATAAGAACCATTGTAAGGTACCAAACCAGCACAACACACTTTGCTGGGAACATCTCAGACCTTAGAATTTCATCTCTGTTCAGTGAGAGAGTTCAAGGTAAGGTTATCATCACTTGTTCCAACAAATACATTTCATTATTACAGCAGTTACACTCACTTTCTCAATTCTTCATACGTTAGTTTCAGAGTTTTGCCTCTTCACCTAAATCAAGAAAACACAGTTAGCATATGCAGCAGCACAACTGCTAAAATCTCCACAACAGCTTCGTAACCTCAGATGGTATAGGAACGGAAAGGGTAATATCACTGTAACTCATTTGGCAGAATCAATTTCATCAGCGGCTACAAATATGCCCAAAAGTTTTTAATACAATTTATCTGTTGTGTGGACTTACCCAGTGGGGCTGCAGACAGCACAATCCCTTCctgaggaagaaagaagtaCTTTCAGAGTAACAGACAGCAGCACTATATGCACAGTTTGTTTATCTATGAATTTCTATTCACCAAACTATTCTATCTAGAAGGAAACTGACTTTCAGCTGGCATCTTACCAGTTCAACTTCCAACATCCAAATAGGATGCACAAAGCTTACAAATCCTAACTGGAAATACAGAATTACTAACATTGGAAGAATCAGGGAAAAGTAAAAAGCTACTACT
Protein-coding sequences here:
- the HEBP2 gene encoding heme-binding protein 2 is translated as MIKSFKQTFLSLDLQSPRWSSAEGMVKDYELRQYETAKWVSTVVRGETQKEAMRQGFWKLFHYIQGKNEKEMKIDMTVPVTCLVKSGCTDFKISFFVPFEHQDCPPQPTDSDVFIEERKATALFVRSFGGFASPEKYAEEADILARTLRNRGQPFHEDFFYTAGYDSPFKLFNRHNEVWYFKK